From Medicago truncatula cultivar Jemalong A17 chromosome 7, MtrunA17r5.0-ANR, whole genome shotgun sequence, a single genomic window includes:
- the LOC11421645 gene encoding xylan glycosyltransferase MUCI21 produces the protein MVHHHRYHQLRRPAEYIKDEESQNHVMDCSSSVYSKRTKPKLITFLFLITFLSCCYVFAPFFLGPSFSLSLLYSYGPENDANQDGVDMHASICSSVSTGTICCDRSGYRSDICVMKGDIRTHSSSSSIFLYNSISHGNNVSRTIEARKGEDEEDQVLQHEKIKPYTRKWETSVMDTIDELNLISKKVNSPSVRGCDVQHDVPAVFFSNGGYTGNVYHEFNDGIIPLYITSQHFNKKVVFVILEYHEWWITKYGDILSHLSDFPPINFSNDNRTHCFPEAIVGLKIHDELAVDSALMEGNKSIVYFRNLLDEAYSPRIKGLIQDEEREAQEKLRQQQQQQISLSPSSDSETSQGLQEIARTKPKLVIVSRSGSRAITNENLLVKMAEEIGFKVNVLKPQKTTELAKIYRVLNESDVMIGVHGAAMTHFMFMKPKSVFIQVVPLGTNWAADTYYGEPARKLGLKYIGYEIHPKESSLYERYDKSDPILRDPESINKKGWEYTKKIYLDSQNVKLDLRRFRKRLHRAYEYTILRSNLNLQHQPL, from the exons ATGGTTCATCACCACCGTTACCATCAACTTAGAAGACCAGCAGAGTATATCAAAGATGAAGAGTCACAGAATCACGTCATGGATTGTTCTAGCTCTGTTTATAGCAAGAGAACAAAGCCAAAACTCATCACTTTCCTCTTCCTCATCACTTTCCTCTCTTGCTGCTATGTTTTTGCACCTTTTTTCCTTGGACCATCTTTCTCTTTATCACTTTTGT ATTCTTATGGACCTGAAAATGATGCCAACCAAGATGGtgttgatatgcatgcttctaTATGCTCTTCAGTTTCTACTG GAACCATATGTTGTGATAGAAGTGGTTACCGTTCTGATATCTGTGTGATGAAAGGCGATATAAGAACacattcttcttcctcttcaatcTTCCTCTACAACTCAATAAGCCACGGCAATAATGTTTCAAGGACTATTGAAGCTCGAAAAggtgaagatgaagaggatcaAGTGCTCCAACATGAAAAGATAAAGCCCTATACTAGAAAGTGGGAGACAAGTGTCATGGACACCATTGATGAATTGAACCTCATTTCAAAGAAGGTGAATTCGCCTAGTGTTCGAGGTTGTGATGTTCAACATGATGTTCCAGCTGTGTTTTTCTCGAATGGAGGCTACACCGGCAATGTGTATCACGAATTCAACGATGGAATCATACCTTTGTACATCACTTCACAACATTTCAACAAGAAGGTTGTATTTGTGATACTTGAATATCATGAATGGTGGATCACGAAATACGGCGACATCCTTTCTCATCTATCGGATTTTCCACCGATTAACTTTAGCAATGATAATCGGACTCATTGTTTCCCTGAAGCCATCGTTGGTCTCAAAATTCATGATGAACTAGCCGTGGATTCCGCGTTGATGGAAGGTAACAAAAGCATTGTTTATTTCAGAAACCTTTTGGACGAAGCTTATTCGCCTCGGATAAAAGGACTAATTCAAGACGAGGAAAGGGAAGCACAAGAGAAATTGcgacagcaacaacaacaacaaatctctTTATCTCCATCATCAGATTCAGAAACCTCACAAGGACTGCAAGAAATTGCACGAACGAAACCAAAATTGGTTATCGTCTCTAGAAGTGGTTCAAGAGCTATAACTAACGAGAATTTGCTAGTGAAAATGGCAGAGGAAATTGGTTTTAAGGTAAATGTTTTAAAACCTCAGAAAACAACAGAATTGGCAAAGATTTATAGGGTACTAAACGAAAGCGACGTTATGATTGGTGTTCATGGAGCTGCTATGACACATTTTATGTTCATGAAACCTAAATCTGTGTTCATTCAAGTTGTTCCTCTTGGTACTAATTGGGCTGCAGATACTTATTACGGCGAACCTGCAAGGAAGCTTGGTTTGAAATACATTGGCTATGAAATTCATCCTAAAGAAAGCTCTTTATATGAGAGATATGATAAAAGTGATCCTATTTTGAGAGACCCTGAAAGCATTAACAAGAAAGGGTGGGAATATACGAAGAAGATTTATCTTGATAGCCAAAATGTTAAATTAGACCTTAGAAGGTTCAGAAAAAGGTTGCATAGAGCCTATGAGTACACAATCCTTAGATCAAATCTGAACCTTCAACACCAACCACTGTGA